In one window of Erwinia tasmaniensis Et1/99 DNA:
- the ampC gene encoding class C beta-lactamase, with translation MKKKSLNTLLLGTAFAAAPWLHAAAAPMTQQQITQLVDNTIKPLLEKRQIPGMAVAVLYHGQPQFFNYGVAETEHQRAVTQDTLFELGSVSKTFTGVAGGVAVQSGLINLNDTVAQHSPELKGEQWQKITLLNLATYTAGGLPLQLPDAVTDPAGLWRYYQGWQPQWPAGTMRNYSNASIGLFGALAVKNSGLNYADYLKKSVLQPLKLTQTFITVPPSAQANYAWGYQDGKPVRVTPGMLDAEAYGVKSGTGDMMKFMQANINPAGLSPENKVLAKGITRAQSRYYRIGNMYQGLGWEMVDWPIVPAEVIAGSGNEMALQARPASALKAPQSAVASSWVQKTGSTNGFGAYIAFIPEKQLGIVMLANKNYPNPDRIAAAWQILKVLADRP, from the coding sequence ATGAAGAAAAAATCGCTTAATACGCTTCTGCTGGGCACCGCCTTTGCCGCAGCCCCCTGGTTACACGCCGCCGCTGCCCCAATGACGCAGCAGCAGATAACGCAGCTGGTAGATAACACCATCAAGCCCCTGCTGGAAAAACGGCAGATCCCCGGTATGGCGGTGGCGGTGCTGTATCACGGTCAGCCGCAGTTTTTTAATTATGGCGTAGCGGAAACGGAGCACCAGCGCGCGGTCACGCAAGATACCCTGTTTGAACTGGGTTCGGTGAGCAAAACCTTTACCGGAGTCGCTGGAGGGGTTGCCGTGCAGAGTGGCCTGATTAATCTCAATGATACGGTGGCGCAGCACAGCCCGGAGCTTAAGGGTGAGCAGTGGCAGAAGATAACCCTGCTCAATCTGGCGACTTACACCGCTGGCGGCCTGCCGCTTCAGCTGCCGGATGCGGTGACAGATCCCGCAGGGCTGTGGCGCTATTATCAAGGGTGGCAGCCGCAGTGGCCTGCGGGCACCATGCGCAATTATTCCAACGCCAGCATTGGCCTGTTCGGCGCGCTGGCGGTGAAGAACAGCGGCCTAAATTATGCTGACTACCTGAAAAAATCGGTATTACAGCCGCTGAAGTTAACCCAAACCTTTATTACGGTTCCGCCATCGGCGCAGGCCAACTACGCGTGGGGATATCAGGACGGAAAGCCGGTGCGCGTTACGCCGGGAATGCTGGATGCGGAGGCCTATGGGGTGAAGTCGGGCACCGGGGATATGATGAAATTTATGCAGGCGAACATCAATCCGGCAGGCTTGTCTCCAGAAAACAAAGTGTTAGCAAAGGGAATTACCCGCGCGCAGTCACGCTATTACCGCATCGGCAATATGTACCAGGGGCTGGGATGGGAAATGGTGGACTGGCCTATCGTCCCTGCTGAAGTGATCGCCGGTAGCGGTAACGAGATGGCTTTGCAGGCCAGGCCTGCCAGCGCGCTCAAGGCACCGCAGTCTGCCGTTGCCTCATCCTGGGTGCAGAAAACCGGCAGCACTAACGGCTTTGGTGCCTATATTGCTTTTATCCCGGAAAAGCAGCTGGGTATTGTGATGCTGGCTAACAAAAATTACCCCAATCCCGATCGTATTGCTGCGGCCTGGCAGATCCTTAAGGTTCTGGCCGACCGGCCATAA
- the ivy gene encoding Ivy family C-type lysozyme inhibitor, producing MKKSLIALILSLTTLSAYAQNDLTVSDLATNKETKDTFKKMVGKHPLPRWVTQGGTSSRNQQVEIGDKKFMVLNACKPHDCAAQNIAVLYSPESKKMAGVFSTVDEKAFSQTLIWLNIDDDLSIDGKTVLFAALTGSLDNHPDKFNFQ from the coding sequence GTGAAAAAGTCACTTATTGCCCTCATCCTCTCTCTCACCACGCTCTCCGCTTACGCGCAAAACGACCTTACCGTCAGCGACCTGGCAACCAACAAAGAGACAAAGGACACATTCAAAAAAATGGTGGGAAAACACCCGTTGCCGCGCTGGGTCACGCAGGGTGGAACCAGTTCACGGAACCAGCAGGTGGAAATTGGCGATAAAAAATTTATGGTGCTGAATGCCTGTAAGCCCCATGACTGCGCGGCGCAGAATATTGCCGTGCTTTACTCCCCCGAATCAAAAAAAATGGCCGGGGTCTTTTCTACCGTAGATGAAAAAGCATTCAGCCAGACGCTAATTTGGCTGAATATTGATGACGACCTGTCCATTGATGGCAAAACGGTGCTGTTTGCTGCCCTGACGGGCAGCCTTGATAACCATCCGGACAAATTCAACTTCCAATAA
- a CDS encoding acyl-CoA thioesterase, translated as MFCKHYDVDPNHVDFQGVVDGLYYPFYFEWARHAYMAESLGLELEEEFKQGRIHMLLEFTLKFKKSLKADDKVVVTCQPQKNEKRSRVNFFQQILVNDVVYAEAVFTATCLINGRPSVPAGLAEVIA; from the coding sequence ATGTTTTGCAAACACTATGACGTTGACCCGAACCATGTTGATTTTCAGGGCGTGGTCGATGGCCTTTACTATCCGTTTTATTTTGAATGGGCGCGTCATGCTTATATGGCGGAGAGCCTGGGGCTGGAGCTTGAGGAAGAATTTAAGCAGGGCCGCATTCATATGCTGCTGGAATTTACCCTCAAGTTTAAGAAGAGCCTGAAAGCGGATGATAAGGTCGTCGTCACCTGTCAGCCGCAGAAAAATGAAAAGCGTAGCCGGGTGAATTTCTTCCAGCAGATTTTGGTTAACGACGTGGTTTATGCCGAAGCGGTCTTTACCGCCACCTGTTTAATCAATGGCCGACCCAGCGTGCCCGCCGGCCTCGCTGAAGTCATCGCATAA
- a CDS encoding GNAT family N-acetyltransferase, with protein sequence MNMKVTATPHPEDVDCIRQKLMAFNAQHVDIGEIKELAVFLDDDDGSKIAGLLATTWGNWMHLHFLWVEETRRGGGHGARLLRAAELEAIARGCCRVCVDTFSFQAREFYEKQGYRLQMTLEQMPHHHHRQHYLIKWLDD encoded by the coding sequence ATGAATATGAAGGTGACCGCCACACCGCACCCTGAAGACGTGGATTGTATCCGTCAGAAGCTGATGGCGTTCAATGCACAACATGTTGATATTGGAGAAATAAAAGAGCTGGCCGTTTTCCTTGATGACGATGACGGCAGCAAAATAGCCGGGCTGCTCGCCACCACTTGGGGAAACTGGATGCATCTTCATTTTTTATGGGTCGAAGAAACGCGACGCGGCGGTGGCCACGGTGCCAGGCTGCTACGGGCTGCGGAGCTTGAGGCCATCGCGCGCGGCTGTTGCCGCGTTTGTGTCGATACCTTCAGCTTTCAGGCGCGAGAGTTTTATGAAAAGCAGGGCTACCGGCTGCAAATGACGCTGGAACAGATGCCGCACCACCACCACCGTCAGCATTATCTGATTAAATGGCTGGATGATTAG
- the sctU gene encoding type III secretion system export apparatus subunit SctU: MAEKTEKPTAKKLQDARRKGQVPQSQDVPKLLICAGLVETVLALDDVGMQKLQALMRLPLARIGQPFELALSEVVSSALVLVATFCGLTVAIAALLRIIGGWIQYGPLFAPEALKPDFNRLNPINQFKQMFSVKKLSEMFNNIVKAAAISTIFYLVLTPDLESLARLAYGDLDSFWPAVEVLLTRVSRQTLLTLLVLTLLDFGLQKYFFIKQQRMSHQDIRDEHKQSEGDPHMKGHRHALAHELLNQPAAAVKSKPVEEADLLLVNPTHYAVALYYRPELTPLPRIICKGEDGEAKALIARAQQANIPVIRFIWLARTLYRSQEGQLIPRHTLQAVAQVYRVLRQLEGQINDEVIELEAE; the protein is encoded by the coding sequence GTGGCGGAAAAAACGGAAAAGCCCACGGCGAAAAAACTACAGGATGCGCGCCGTAAAGGTCAGGTTCCGCAAAGTCAGGACGTTCCCAAACTGCTGATTTGCGCCGGGCTGGTGGAGACCGTGCTGGCGCTGGACGATGTCGGGATGCAAAAGCTACAGGCGCTGATGAGGCTGCCGCTGGCGCGCATTGGTCAACCTTTTGAACTGGCGTTAAGTGAAGTGGTGAGCAGCGCCCTGGTTCTGGTCGCCACCTTCTGTGGCCTGACGGTGGCGATAGCGGCGCTGCTGCGCATTATCGGCGGCTGGATCCAATACGGCCCGCTGTTCGCGCCGGAGGCGCTGAAGCCAGACTTCAACCGCCTGAACCCGATCAACCAGTTCAAACAGATGTTTTCCGTCAAAAAACTCAGCGAGATGTTTAACAACATTGTTAAAGCCGCCGCCATCAGCACCATTTTTTATCTGGTGCTGACGCCGGATCTCGAATCGCTGGCCCGGCTGGCCTATGGCGATCTGGACAGCTTCTGGCCCGCCGTGGAAGTGCTGCTCACCCGCGTTTCGCGCCAGACGCTGCTGACGCTGCTGGTACTGACGCTGCTGGACTTTGGCCTGCAGAAATACTTCTTTATCAAACAGCAGCGCATGAGCCATCAGGATATCCGCGATGAACATAAACAGTCTGAAGGCGATCCGCATATGAAAGGCCACCGCCATGCGCTGGCGCATGAGTTGCTCAACCAACCGGCGGCAGCGGTTAAGAGCAAGCCGGTCGAAGAGGCCGACCTGCTGCTGGTTAACCCCACGCACTATGCGGTAGCGCTCTATTATCGCCCTGAACTGACGCCGCTGCCGCGCATTATCTGCAAGGGGGAAGACGGCGAAGCGAAAGCGCTGATTGCCCGTGCGCAGCAGGCCAATATTCCGGTTATCCGCTTTATCTGGCTGGCGCGCACGCTTTATCGTTCGCAGGAAGGGCAGCTGATCCCGCGCCATACGCTCCAGGCGGTGGCCCAGGTTTATCGCGTGCTGCGTCAGCTGGAAGGCCAGATCAACGATGAGGTGATTGAACTGGAGGCAGAATAG
- the sctT gene encoding type III secretion system export apparatus subunit SctT: MSSDAIHTVYQFIFALTLGAARIYPCLILMPVFSFNILKGMVRTGVALALALMPAIGLQAQLAVQMPDWPQLIGLVLKEVTIGILLGLLLGMPFWLFQSVGALFDNQRGALIGGQLNPALGSDFTPLGLLLQQTLILLLMLGIGLRGVTQIIWDSYRIWPVLQWLPLPHEEGFQQYLALLADTFTHIIIYAGPLVALLLLLDFSIAILSLYSPQLQVFVLSVPAKCLVGLLFFVIYIPTLNALGEDRLLQLYDLSKLMPLILGGR, translated from the coding sequence ATGAGCAGCGATGCCATCCACACGGTTTATCAGTTTATCTTTGCGCTGACGCTGGGGGCGGCGCGCATTTACCCCTGCCTGATCCTGATGCCAGTATTTTCTTTCAATATCCTCAAAGGCATGGTGCGCACCGGTGTGGCGCTGGCGCTGGCGCTGATGCCCGCCATCGGACTACAGGCGCAGCTGGCGGTACAGATGCCCGACTGGCCGCAGCTGATTGGCCTGGTGCTGAAAGAAGTGACCATCGGCATCCTGCTGGGGCTGCTGCTGGGAATGCCGTTCTGGCTGTTTCAGTCGGTCGGCGCGCTGTTTGACAACCAGCGCGGTGCGCTGATCGGCGGCCAGCTTAATCCGGCGCTCGGCAGCGACTTCACGCCGCTGGGCCTGCTGCTGCAACAGACGCTGATCCTGCTGCTGATGCTCGGCATCGGTCTGCGCGGCGTGACGCAGATTATCTGGGACAGTTACCGCATCTGGCCGGTGCTGCAATGGCTACCGCTGCCCCATGAGGAGGGATTCCAACAGTATCTGGCGCTGCTGGCGGATACCTTTACCCATATCATTATCTACGCCGGCCCGCTGGTGGCCCTGCTGCTGCTGCTGGATTTCAGCATCGCCATTCTCAGTCTCTACAGCCCGCAGCTACAGGTTTTCGTGCTGTCCGTACCGGCTAAGTGCCTGGTTGGTCTGCTGTTTTTTGTCATTTACATTCCTACGCTGAATGCGCTGGGCGAAGATCGCCTGCTGCAACTGTACGATCTCAGCAAGCTCATGCCGTTAATCCTCGGAGGTCGCTAA
- the sctS gene encoding type III secretion system export apparatus subunit SctS produces the protein MDILNLFKQAMLLVVLLSAPPLLVAVIVGVLVSLLQAVMQLQDQTLPFAIKLVAVGVALALSGRWIGVELIELAQQAFTMIPQTRA, from the coding sequence ATGGACATACTGAATCTGTTCAAACAGGCGATGCTGCTGGTGGTGCTGCTTTCCGCCCCGCCGCTGCTGGTGGCGGTGATCGTCGGGGTGCTGGTTTCACTATTGCAGGCGGTGATGCAGTTACAGGATCAGACCCTGCCGTTCGCCATCAAGCTGGTGGCGGTTGGCGTGGCGCTGGCGCTGAGCGGCCGTTGGATAGGCGTGGAGCTGATCGAGCTGGCGCAGCAGGCTTTTACCATGATCCCGCAGACCAGGGCATAA
- the sctR gene encoding type III secretion system export apparatus subunit SctR → MNTEQFDPMTFALFLGALSLIPMLMIVCTCFLKISMVLLITRNAIGVQQVPPNMALYGIALAATLFVMAPVFNQMQQQFSQSPADLSSMDSLKNSVTHGVAPLQKFMTHNTDPDILIHLQENSVRMWPKEMSDSVSKDNLLLVIPAFVLSELQAGFKIGFLIYIPFIVIDLIVSNVLLALGMQMVAPMTLSLPLKMLLFVLINGWTRLLDGLFYSYL, encoded by the coding sequence ATGAATACCGAGCAATTTGATCCGATGACCTTCGCCCTGTTCCTCGGGGCGCTGTCACTGATCCCGATGCTGATGATCGTCTGTACCTGTTTTTTGAAGATCTCGATGGTACTGTTGATCACGCGTAATGCCATCGGGGTACAGCAGGTGCCGCCCAATATGGCGCTGTACGGCATTGCCCTGGCGGCCACGCTGTTCGTTATGGCCCCGGTGTTTAACCAGATGCAGCAGCAGTTTAGCCAGTCTCCCGCCGATTTATCCAGCATGGATAGCCTGAAGAACAGCGTCACTCACGGCGTGGCCCCGCTACAGAAATTTATGACCCACAATACCGATCCCGACATCCTGATCCATCTCCAGGAAAACAGCGTGCGCATGTGGCCAAAAGAGATGTCGGACAGCGTGAGCAAAGACAACCTGCTGCTGGTGATCCCCGCCTTCGTGCTGTCCGAGCTACAGGCCGGTTTTAAGATTGGCTTTCTCATTTATATCCCGTTTATCGTCATCGATCTGATCGTGTCTAACGTGCTGCTGGCGCTCGGCATGCAGATGGTGGCGCCAATGACGCTGTCACTGCCGCTGAAAATGCTGCTGTTCGTGCTGATCAACGGCTGGACCCGCCTGCTCGACGGCCTGTTTTACAGTTACCTGTGA
- a CDS encoding FliM/FliN family flagellar motor switch protein has translation MSEAALLNFPRISRAHVRSQNRLAAAHHYAFTLGDETGRLCLLPDGQQQPAEQSHWRCALGDFSLGDAAPLLNLLSRSPLPARDAHPPEDGWQWALFNQYLSPELALLFGEIRPAQGPDSGEVKARLHVRLGDRHAECRLRLGHAQLAHWLSQPGWQGSPPALPAAMTYSQPLVAGRMTLSTQQLAALTVGDLLIPPVSYFTADGQGSLTVAGRRLYGELQLPHHFLLNHLENIPLNSAGDDESTNDPQSEYLSGEESRRLASLPLSLEVRCGRTVMTLGELQQLQAGSVVTLDNVTPGEAGLYHGDTLIARGELVDVEGHLGLQLTQLLLASRQVAE, from the coding sequence GTGAGCGAAGCAGCCCTGCTCAATTTCCCGCGTATCAGCCGCGCCCACGTACGGTCGCAAAACCGCCTCGCCGCCGCTCACCATTACGCTTTTACGCTGGGCGATGAGACCGGCAGGCTCTGTTTACTGCCGGACGGGCAGCAGCAGCCCGCTGAACAGAGCCACTGGCGCTGTGCGCTGGGTGATTTTTCTCTCGGCGATGCCGCGCCGCTGCTCAACCTGCTGTCACGCTCTCCCCTCCCGGCACGGGATGCTCACCCGCCGGAAGACGGCTGGCAGTGGGCGCTGTTCAATCAGTATTTAAGCCCGGAGCTGGCCCTGCTGTTTGGCGAGATCCGGCCAGCCCAGGGGCCTGATAGTGGTGAGGTCAAAGCCAGACTGCACGTCAGGCTGGGCGATCGCCATGCCGAATGCCGGCTGCGGCTGGGCCACGCGCAGCTGGCGCACTGGCTCAGCCAGCCCGGCTGGCAAGGCAGCCCGCCTGCACTACCGGCCGCAATGACCTACAGCCAACCGCTGGTTGCGGGACGAATGACGCTGTCCACGCAGCAGCTGGCGGCGCTCACCGTTGGCGACCTGCTGATCCCCCCCGTCAGCTATTTCACCGCAGATGGCCAGGGCAGCCTGACCGTTGCCGGGCGGCGGTTATACGGTGAGTTGCAGTTGCCCCACCATTTTTTGCTTAACCATTTGGAGAATATCCCCTTGAACAGCGCTGGCGATGATGAATCAACCAACGATCCACAGTCTGAATATCTGAGCGGTGAAGAGAGCAGGCGGTTGGCATCGCTGCCGCTGTCGCTGGAGGTGCGCTGTGGTCGCACCGTTATGACGTTGGGCGAACTGCAACAATTGCAGGCGGGCAGCGTGGTGACGCTGGATAACGTTACGCCGGGCGAAGCCGGCTTGTACCACGGCGACACGCTGATTGCGCGCGGGGAGCTGGTGGATGTGGAAGGCCATCTGGGTTTACAGCTGACCCAGCTGCTGCTGGCATCGCGACAGGTGGCAGAATGA
- a CDS encoding type III secretion system HrpP C-terminal domain-containing protein, producing MNTSGYPDRLPPSPRQPQADERYRDRLPPARPRQHDGKETSPIAPGSLFFACASEYIPENEPVQEEAPSPDWQMLHQELQKHIAGGAASECAFTLLLPEAGEVDVTLAPRQPVGWDISLRFPPQVWRHWQRREIQCRRLLSQSLNGPVKLAIEQGEAP from the coding sequence ATGAATACCTCGGGATACCCTGACCGGCTGCCGCCCTCTCCGCGCCAGCCCCAGGCGGACGAGCGCTACCGCGATCGCCTGCCACCCGCCAGGCCGCGCCAGCACGATGGCAAAGAGACTTCACCGATCGCGCCAGGTTCCCTATTTTTCGCCTGCGCCAGTGAATACATCCCTGAAAATGAACCCGTGCAGGAGGAAGCGCCGTCTCCCGACTGGCAGATGCTGCATCAGGAACTGCAAAAGCATATTGCAGGAGGTGCAGCGTCAGAATGTGCCTTTACCCTGCTGCTGCCGGAGGCGGGAGAAGTCGATGTCACCCTGGCACCGCGCCAGCCCGTCGGCTGGGATATCTCCCTGCGTTTTCCGCCACAGGTCTGGCGTCACTGGCAGCGCCGGGAAATCCAGTGCCGCCGCCTGTTGAGCCAGTCTCTGAACGGCCCGGTAAAGCTGGCGATTGAGCAGGGAGAAGCGCCGTGA